One window from the genome of Salvia miltiorrhiza cultivar Shanhuang (shh) chromosome 7, IMPLAD_Smil_shh, whole genome shotgun sequence encodes:
- the LOC130991612 gene encoding SAC3 family protein B isoform X3, with amino-acid sequence MAFSGFGKNSGPSAQAGAQNPFANFPRHPSPSSPLPVPPRSNEPPFRRGDVKAHSLKDPAAQYQRPPADLQQVTSRHLRPGGPIKTAEVQSIRRTSSPFTQSPHEISNASRSPLGSDKSYSDPYGARLSRPVSHNSVYAGGQRPHIQDVQQYSPSPVWVNNSKLSSHNITPPVQERLSPVFPSGGTHQPGPMFKTKHTDGPLQKRTRSPTLPTATVFSSENARSDGPKRSLVDYRDLDAPEAMSLPPLDFESSSFRRESSLPLGGIQKPFPSSLMSADQSKSPINATPPLVREDVSGVFTATASYQPGRKLQPEHGNVQLPKRTRSPTIPSPNGNFAQNPASVLDIHKRGTGFQRRSPSPTSVQPMSAEDDVNTPLEVPAVKRTKIPHQTSPGLVSQENLDPEQEIERELNAKAKRLARFKDELSQPVPSRPTVKNQKDPAKSQQLSLSERQSFSEDPKADMMVDSASGNVFSDYEGTASSCSIVGSCPDMCPESERSERERKGDLDQYERLGGDRNITSEYLAVKKYTRTAEREAELIRPLPILQKTIDYLLNLLDEPYDDRFLGLYNFLWDRMRAIRMDLRMQHIFNLEAITMLEQMIRLHIIAMHELCEYTRGEGFSEGFDAHLNIEQMNKTSVELFQFYDDHRKRGIHVPSEREFRGYYALLKLDKHPGYKVEPAELSLDLAKMTPEMRQTPEVLFARDVARACRTGNFIAFFRLARKASYLQACLMHAHFSKLRTQALASLHCGLQINQGIPISHVAKWLGMEEEDVGDLLEYHGFSMREFEEPYMVKENAFANVESDFPVKRSKLVERKRSRMIVTNVMFPSQTKSYADNEVTKFKLKKDPHPRSTLQPTVAVNTPQLYDREMQDIVTSLSPKSSVQKPMHKASISPITPDKRTTGFEIQEASAGLLVSEFSRSSPKPHVSSVESEKKFKYEPAFRNSFGRSVKHDLEETSAVTLQTAVTEVAAEEDRALVASHDSVVHIPIQKPVFSGDREDEELTEVVEEDTTDEATTSNYDLEVLEARLRLMLRIWKRRTTNRRKLREHKKFTANAAMDLLSLGPPIWQLEVQPGSFGTFNIDRVMHERHENQQRSWSVLNPSDVVASKLFEKNPDAKCICWKLVLCSQEETPHQGNPRLHNDPALLTASSWLLSKLMPANSDGSDDLLVSSPDLAIWRSWTPSNSDDDLTCCLSVITSTNSEDINKSITGASAVLFLLSERISLELQKKQLHDLVALLPSGSRMPLLILSGSDKDESDLANIAKVLGLHDIDKSRVIISCLISLKEVEMQGLDGFFSDKRLREGLEWLARESPPQIGVSRVKTRERVLSHLNTNLKILDGMDIHRVGPNDCISIFNEALDRSMNEVATTAHANPTGWPCPEIDLLEEFTDESMAAKLYLPSVGWSSASRTEVLMSALNDCKLPPLEDDLSWFSRGLGIGGDMGNQKSRLESCLVDYLTEASQMMGEAMALSEAAVLLQSCTSLELHNTTYYIIPRWVSIFRRLFNWRLMKLNSKELSSTYLLLQHSSSPPGSEALNSLESEDTTLLPPYHPQPSLDELVEVGCCPTGLEANQMDFESFQPWSSMDSDSADFPSSRDQVIPQNGMFTSPDISAVEEHNDDGSLQTPSSEAPKDADKLSELLEKCNIIQNMIDKKLSIYF; translated from the exons ATGGCATTTAGCGGATTTGGGAAGAACTCAGGTCCGAGTGCACAGGCTGGGGCTCAAAACCCTTTCGCCAATTTTCCTCGGCATCCGTCCCCCTCTTCGCCACTTCCAGTCCCGCCCAG AAGCAATGAGCCTCCTTTCAGACGGGGTGATGTGAAGGCACATTCACTGAAAGATCCTGCTGCCCAATATCAAAGGCCTCCTGCTGATCTTCAGCAGGTTACGTCAAGACATTTAAGACCCGGTGGCCCTATAAAGACTGCAGAAGTCCAATCTATTAGAAGAACTAGTTCACCTTTTACTCAATCTCCTCATGAAATTTCAAATGCATCCAGGAGTCCTCTGGGTAG TGACAAGAGTTACTCAGATCCTTATGGAGCGCGATTGTCTCGTCCAGTTTCTCATAACAGTGTATATGCTGGTGGCCAGCGTCCTCATATTCAAGACGTTCAGCA GTATTCTCCCTCTCCTGTGTGGGTCAACAACTCGAAGTTATCAAGCCATAATATCACTCCGCCAGTGCAAGAAAGACTTTCCCCAGTCTTTCCATCGGGAGGTACTCATCAACCTGGACCAATGTTTAAGACCAAGCACACTGATGGTCCACTTCAAAAGCGAACACGGTCCCCAACACTTCCCACTGCCACTGTGTTTTCCTCTGAAAATGCTCGCTCTGATGGTCCTAAAAG ATCTTTGGTTGACTATAGGGACCTTGATGCTCCTGAGGCTATGTCTTTACCGCCACTGGATTTTGAGAGCAGCTCCTTTAGGAGGGAATCTTCTCTGCCTCTTGGAGGAATTCAAAA GCCATTTCCCTCTTCCCTTATGTCTGCTGATCAATCAAAATCCCCCATAAATGCCACCCCTCCATTGGTTCGGGAAGATGTGTCTGGAGTCTTTACAGCAACGGCCTCTTATCAACCAGGAAGAAAGCTTCAGCCTGAGCATGGAAATGTTCAACTTCCAAAAAGAACAAGGTCTCCAACAATTCCATCCCCCAATGGAAATTTCGCACAGAATCCTGCTAGTGTTTTGGACATTCACAAAAG AGGCACTGGTTTCCAAAGACGAAGTCCGTCTCCGACATCTGTACAACCCATGAGTGCTGAAGATGATGTAAACACACCATTGGAAGTTCCAGCTGTAAAAAGAACCAAGATACCCCATCAGACTTCACCCGGTCTAGTGTCTCAAGAGAACTTGGATCCTGAACAGGAGATTGAGCG AGAATTGAATGCCAAAGCAAAGCGTTTGGCTCGCTTCAAGGATGAATTAAGCCAACCAGTGCCGAGCCGTCCAACTGTTAAAAACCAAAAGGATCCCGCCAAGAGTCAGCAGCTGTCTTTGTCAGAGAGACAAAGTTTTTCCGAGGATCCCAAAGCGGATATGATGGTGGATTCTGCCAGTGGGAATGTCTTCTCAGACTATGAAGGCACAGCATCATCCTGTAGTATAGTTGGATCGTGTCCAGATATGTGTCCAG AGTCTGAGAGATCTGAGCGTGAAAGAAAAGGAGACCTGGATCAATATGAACGCCTGGGTGGTGATAGGAACATTACCAGTGAATATCTTGCTGTTAAAAAG TACACTAGGACTGCCGAGAGGGAAGCAGAGCTTATTCGTCCATTGCCAATCTTGCAAAAGACAATCGACTATCTTTTGAATTTATTGGATGAACCTTATGATGATAGATTTCTTGGCTTATATAACTTCTTATGGGATAGAATGCGGGCCATTCGTATGGATTTGAGGATGCAGCACATTTTCAATCTAGAGGCTATCACCATGCTGGAGCAAATG ATCAGACTTCACATAATAGCCATGCATGAGTTATGTGAATATACCAGAGGAGAGGGGTTCTCTGAGGGATTTGACGCACATCTTAATATTGAGCAGATGAACAAAACTTCTGTAGAATTGTTTCAGTTTTACGATGATCACAGGAAAAGAGGAATACATGTGCCATCTGAAAGAGAATTTAGAGGTTATTATGCGCTCCTAAAGCTTGACAAGCATCCTGGGTATAAA GTTGAACCTGCAGAGCTGTCGCTAGATCTGGCCAAGATGACCCCAGAGATGCGGCAAACTCCAGAAGTGTTATTTGCTCGTGATGTGGCCAG AGCCTGCAGAACAGGAAATTTTATTGCCTTCTTTAGGCTTGCCCGCAAAGCTAGTTATCTTCAAGCTTGCTTAATGCATGCACATTTTTCAAAG TTACGTACCCAGGCTCTTGCTTCCTTGCACTGTGGCCTGCAAATTAACCAGGGAATTCCCATCTCTCATGTTGCAAAATGGCTTGGGATGGAG GAAGAGGACGTAGGAGACCTTCTGGAGTATCATGGCTTTTCAATGAGGGAATTTGAAGAACCGTACATGGTAAAGGAAAATGCATTTGCCAATGTTGAGAGTGACTTTCCTGTCAAGCGTTCTAAGCTTGTGGAGAGAAAAAGGTCAAGGATGATTGTCActaatgtcatgtttccttcaCAAACCAAATCATATGCTGATAATGAAGTAACAAAATTCAAGCTAAAGAAGGATCCTCACCCAAGATCAACTTTACAACCTACTGTAGCTGTCAACACTCCCCAGCTCTATGATCGGGAAATGCAAGATATAGTTACCAGTTTATCTCCAAAAAGCAGTGTGCAAAAGCCCATGCATAAAGCTTCTATTTCGCCGATTACACCAGATAAAAGAACCACCGGATTTGAGATTCAAGAGGCTTCAGCTGGTCTGTTAGTATCGGAATTCTCAAGAAGTTCCCCTAAACCTCATGTCAGTTCTGTTGAATCTGAAAAGAAATTCAAGTATGAACCTGCTTTTAGGAATTCATTTGGTAGATCGGTGAAACATGACTTGGAAGAAACATCAGCAGTCACCCTGCAGACTGCAGTCACTGAAGTGGCTGCTGAGGAAGACAGAGCTCTAGTTGCATCTCATGATTCTGTTGTTCATATTCCAATACAAAAGCCTGTATTCTCTGGAGACAGGGAAGATGAAGAACTAACAGAAGTTGTGGAAGAAGATACAACTGATGAAGCAACGACAAGTAATTATGATTTAGAAGTCCTGGAAGCCAGACTTAGGTTGATGCTGAG GATATGGAAGCGTCGTACCACAAATAGAAGGAAATTGCGTGAGCACAAAAAGTTTACAGCAAATGCTGCAATGGATTTGCTTTCACTGGGCCCACCAATTTGGCAGCTTGAAGTT CAACCAGGCAGCTTTGGGACATTCAACATTGATCGTGTCATGCATGAGAGACATGAAAACCAACAAAGGTCGTGGTCGGTGCTGAATCCTTCGGATGTGGTTGCTTctaaactttttgaaaaaaatccAGATGCCAAATGCATCTGCTGGAAGTTGGTTCTATGTTCTCAGGAAGAGACTCCGCATCAAGGAAATCCGAGGCTGCACAATGATCCTGCCCTCTTGACTGCAAGTTCATGGTTGCTTTCCAAGCTCATGCCTGCCAACAGTGATGGTTCAGATGATCTGCTTGTGTCATCTCCCGACCTTGCAATTTGGAGAAGTTGGACTCCTAGCAACTCTGATGATGACCTGACCTGCTGTTTATCAGTTATCACGAGCACGAACTCTGAGGATATAAATAAGTCGATAACAGGAGCAAGTGCAGTCCTCTTCCTTTTATCTGAAAGGATTTCCCTAGAGCTCCAGAAAAAACAGCTTCATGACCTTGTAGCACTCTTACCTTCTGGTTCTCGCATGCCCCTTCTTATTTTGAGTGGCTCCGACAAGGATGAATCTGACCTCGCCAACATAGCTAAAGTATTGGGACTACACGACATTGACAAGTCAAGGGTGATTATTTCTTGCTTGATTTCTCTTAAAGAAGTTGAAATGCAAGGGTTAGATGGGTTTTTCAGTGACAAACGTCTTCGAGAAGGACTAGAATGGCTGGCTCGCGAATCTCCACCACAGATCGGTGTTAGCAGAGTAAAAACACGTGAACGGGTTCTTTCCCACTTGAACACTAACCTCAAAATTCTTGATGGGATGGACATTCACAGAGTGGGTCCTAATGACTGCATTTCAATCTTCAATGAAGCTTTGGATCGATCCATGAATGAAGTAGCTACTACAGCCCATGCAAATCCCACTGGCTGGCCTTGTCCTGAAATCGACCTGCTTGAGGAGTTCACCGACGAGTCCATGGCTGCAAAATTGTACTTACCAAGCGTAGGATGGAGCTCAGCTTCAAGAACTGAAGTGCTGATGTCTGCATTGAATGACTGCAAGCTCCCGCCATTGGAGGATGACCTGTCGTGGTTTTCTAGAGGTCTTGGCATCGGAGGTGATATGGGGAACCAGAAATCGCGATTAGAGAGTTGCTTAGTGGACTATTTAACAGAGGCTAGTCAGATGATGGGAGAAGCCATGGCCCTAAGTGAGGCAGCTGTATTGCTTCAAAGTTGCACCTCGCTCGAGCTCCACAACACTACCTATTACATCATTCCAAGGTGGGTCTCAATTTTTCGAAGGCTATTCAACTGGCGGCTAATGAAATTAAATAGCAAAGAACTGTCCTCGACATATCTCCTGCTACAGCATAGCTCGTCTCCCCCGGGTTCAGAAGCCCTCAATAGCTTGGAATCAGAAGATACTACTCTCTTACCTCCTTACCATCCCCAGCCATCTCTTGATGAACTGGTTGAAGTCGGCTGTTGCCCTACAGGACTCGAGGCGAATCAGATGGATTTCGAGAGCTTTCAACCATGGTCATCAATGGATTCTGATTCTGCTGATTTTCCATCTTCCAGAGACCAGGTAATCCCCCAGAATGGCATGTTTACGAGTCCTGATATTTCAGCAGTCGAAGAACACAACGATGATGGATCGCTGCAGACGCCCTCTTCTGAAGCTCCTAAAGATGCTGATAAACTTAGTGAATTGTTGGAGAAGTGTAATATTATCCAAAACATGATTGACAAGAAGTTGTCAATCTATTTTTGA